In the Spirochaetales bacterium genome, one interval contains:
- a CDS encoding N-acetyltransferase, which produces MQKIADDVRLGKDVKIYGFVNLYGCEIGSLTKVGTFVEIQKGVTIGERCKISSHTFICEGVTIEDEVFIGHNVTFINDIYPRSTNINGELQTEDDWMCIPTLVKKGASIGSSATIKCGITIGERAIIGMGSVVTKDVPADTIVAGNPARILRKRKENE; this is translated from the coding sequence ATGCAGAAGATAGCGGACGATGTCAGGTTGGGCAAGGATGTCAAAATATACGGATTTGTCAACCTTTACGGCTGTGAGATCGGCAGCCTGACCAAAGTAGGAACCTTCGTGGAAATTCAGAAGGGTGTGACAATCGGTGAACGGTGCAAGATATCGAGCCATACCTTTATCTGTGAAGGCGTGACGATCGAGGATGAGGTGTTTATCGGACATAACGTCACCTTCATCAATGACATATACCCGCGTTCCACGAATATAAACGGCGAACTCCAGACGGAGGACGACTGGATGTGTATCCCGACCCTTGTTAAAAAGGGGGCTTCGATCGGTTCGAGCGCGACGATCAAATGCGGAATAACGATCGGCGAGAGGGCGATTATCGGTATGGGAAGCGTCGTGACAAAGGATGTGCCTGCCGATACGATCGTCGCGGGTAATCCCGCAAGAATATTACGGAAAAGAAAAGAGAATGAATGA
- a CDS encoding Gfo/Idh/MocA family oxidoreductase yields MVNIGIVGCGYWGPNLIRNFRSLTDCRVIKVCDKDDKRLNHMKEIYPEVDTTTDYSSLVDDDRIDAIVVATPVSTHFKLARMALQAGKHTFIEKPMAGSTEECQALNDIAHEKSLVLMVGHTFIYTATVRKIKEIIDSGDIGEVLYIKSQRLNLGLFQNDINVTWDLAPHDISIILYLINERPVSVNCVGKAHIHPKIEDVTTLTMDFSNNFFAIIQSSWLDPRKIREFTIIGSKKMIVYDDTEPLYKIKIYDQHVKIPHHYDTFGEFQFAYHYGDVYIPHIKQTEPLRIECQQFIDSIEKGEPSPSDGEAGMQIVRILEASTASLKAEGKKINL; encoded by the coding sequence ATGGTAAATATCGGTATTGTCGGATGCGGCTATTGGGGTCCGAATCTCATCAGGAATTTCAGATCCCTCACCGATTGCCGGGTAATTAAAGTATGCGATAAAGATGATAAAAGACTCAACCATATGAAAGAAATCTATCCGGAGGTCGATACGACAACGGATTATAGCAGTCTTGTGGATGATGATCGTATCGACGCCATTGTCGTCGCGACGCCGGTTTCCACTCATTTCAAACTCGCCCGGATGGCTCTTCAAGCCGGAAAACATACATTCATCGAAAAACCGATGGCGGGTTCGACCGAAGAATGTCAGGCCCTCAACGACATAGCGCATGAAAAGTCACTTGTGTTAATGGTCGGTCACACATTCATCTATACGGCGACGGTGAGGAAAATAAAGGAGATTATCGATTCAGGGGACATCGGTGAGGTCCTGTATATAAAATCCCAGCGTCTCAATCTGGGTCTGTTCCAGAACGATATCAACGTCACATGGGACCTTGCCCCGCACGATATTTCCATTATTCTCTATCTCATTAATGAAAGACCCGTTTCAGTAAACTGCGTCGGGAAAGCGCACATTCATCCCAAAATAGAGGATGTCACCACCCTCACCATGGATTTCAGCAACAATTTTTTTGCCATTATTCAAAGCAGCTGGCTGGACCCCAGAAAAATACGCGAGTTTACCATTATCGGGAGTAAAAAGATGATCGTCTATGATGACACGGAACCCCTTTATAAAATAAAAATTTACGATCAGCACGTAAAGATTCCCCATCACTACGATACATTCGGTGAGTTTCAGTTTGCCTATCATTACGGTGACGTGTATATTCCCCATATAAAACAGACCGAACCGCTGCGAATCGAATGCCAGCAGTTTATCGATTCGATCGAAAAAGGGGAGCCTTCTCCTTCGGACGGTGAGGCCGGTATGCAGATTGTCAGGATACTGGAAGCCTCAACCGCGTCCCTGAAGGCCGAAGGAAAAAAAATAAATTTATAA
- a CDS encoding acyltransferase gives MVLRGLLQMNRILTQESLLKAIKNRFLQSIARNFPGSTTIRIWLHKLRGVKIGKDVFIGTDVLLDTAHPEKIVIGDRVIIGIRSTLIAHFDNLGEKHLASRKPSLVIGDEVFIGPGVIIMPNIKIGKGAVVAAGSVVTKSVPPHTMVQGNPAAAVATCGKSLTRDTNMWDFYRQLKTVKRKR, from the coding sequence ATGGTATTGAGAGGGCTTTTGCAAATGAATAGAATTTTAACGCAGGAATCTCTCCTGAAAGCGATTAAAAACAGGTTTCTGCAATCGATCGCGAGAAATTTTCCCGGTTCTACGACAATCAGGATATGGCTTCATAAGTTGCGCGGCGTAAAAATAGGAAAGGATGTCTTTATCGGCACCGATGTTCTTCTGGACACGGCACATCCGGAAAAGATTGTCATCGGAGACAGGGTGATCATCGGTATTCGTTCGACATTGATCGCCCATTTCGACAATCTCGGGGAAAAGCATCTGGCAAGCAGGAAACCTTCTCTGGTAATCGGGGACGAGGTTTTCATAGGGCCCGGAGTCATAATCATGCCGAACATTAAAATAGGGAAAGGTGCTGTGGTGGCCGCGGGAAGTGTCGTGACAAAATCCGTCCCGCCGCATACGATGGTTCAGGGGAATCCGGCGGCCGCTGTGGCAACGTGCGGCAAGTCATTGACACGGGACACGAACATGTGGGATTTTTACAGGCAATTAAAAACGGTCAAGAGAAAAAGATAG
- the asnB gene encoding asparagine synthase (glutamine-hydrolyzing) yields the protein MCGICGVVTENTELPDIGILLNMMSRLVHRGPDSSGYFRDHDAALGHTRLSIIDLQGGTQPLSNEDGSLWVIYNGEIFNYIELAAELKKLGHAFSTKSDTEVIVHAYEQWGTSCFSRFNGQWAISLWDRKKKTLILSRDRLGIRPLYYTKTGNKFLFSSEIKALAACPFVDLSFDPAGLNEVFTFWCPVAPRTVFNGVYELKPGHFAVLKNGSFTEKPYWQPDFAERDNEREGSEGEHIERLKDLLVKASRLRFTRSDVPVGAFISGGLDSSITASIITHFTGTPLHTFSIRFSDMALDEGPYQRELVKRLGTKHEDIVVSVDDIGRIFPDVILHTERPILRTAPAPLFLLSRLVKKAGYKVVVTGEGADEVFAGYDIFREAKVREFLARDPSSAKRRDILLKLYPWMSRSPQSIPAFAHRFYGKSLDLSDPGLSHRPRWDTTMMIKRLVTRDFLREMEKTDVAQELLGRLPRTHVKWDSLSRAQWLEMTTLLSGYILSSQGDSMLMAHSVEGRFPFLDSDVVDFADNLPARRKLLGLREKHILKKAFSDLVPDSILERPKQPYHSPDAASFFGGHRLEWFDDIVNPNAIKKAGIFSEDAVALLLDKCRNAKGVNMSNADNMRIVGIVSTMLIHHHFMKHGGEMFRKKKMPVLRKIVDMTCNK from the coding sequence ATGTGCGGGATCTGCGGCGTCGTAACGGAAAACACGGAACTACCGGACATCGGAATATTGCTGAACATGATGTCACGGCTCGTTCATCGCGGACCGGATTCAAGCGGCTATTTCCGTGACCATGATGCGGCACTCGGCCATACCCGCCTTTCGATAATCGATCTTCAGGGAGGAACTCAGCCCCTTTCAAACGAAGACGGTTCTCTCTGGGTCATATATAATGGTGAGATATTCAATTATATAGAACTGGCCGCCGAACTGAAAAAACTGGGACACGCTTTTTCGACAAAAAGCGATACGGAAGTCATCGTTCACGCCTATGAACAATGGGGGACGTCCTGTTTTTCCCGTTTTAACGGGCAGTGGGCGATAAGTCTGTGGGACAGGAAAAAGAAAACCCTCATCCTTTCCCGCGATCGTCTGGGAATACGACCCCTCTATTATACCAAAACCGGAAATAAATTTTTGTTTTCTTCCGAAATCAAGGCGTTAGCCGCTTGTCCGTTTGTCGATCTCTCCTTCGATCCGGCCGGACTGAATGAAGTATTCACTTTCTGGTGTCCCGTCGCGCCGCGGACGGTGTTCAACGGCGTGTATGAACTGAAACCTGGCCACTTCGCAGTACTGAAAAACGGCTCATTCACGGAAAAGCCTTACTGGCAGCCTGATTTTGCAGAAAGGGATAACGAGAGGGAAGGAAGTGAAGGGGAACATATCGAACGATTGAAAGACCTTCTCGTCAAAGCAAGCCGGTTGCGCTTTACGCGAAGCGATGTTCCTGTCGGGGCGTTTATTTCCGGCGGTCTCGATTCGTCGATTACCGCCTCAATTATCACACATTTTACCGGGACACCCCTTCATACCTTTTCGATACGATTCAGTGACATGGCACTCGATGAAGGTCCGTACCAGCGGGAACTGGTAAAAAGACTCGGGACAAAACATGAGGATATCGTGGTTTCAGTCGATGATATCGGCAGGATATTTCCCGATGTCATCCTGCATACCGAACGTCCCATTCTCAGAACAGCCCCGGCGCCCCTTTTCCTTCTCTCCCGCCTGGTGAAGAAAGCGGGTTACAAGGTTGTCGTGACCGGAGAAGGTGCGGATGAAGTGTTCGCGGGATACGATATTTTCAGGGAGGCGAAGGTACGGGAGTTTCTCGCCAGGGATCCTTCATCCGCAAAACGGCGCGACATTCTCCTCAAACTCTATCCATGGATGTCCCGCTCGCCCCAAAGCATTCCGGCTTTCGCCCATCGATTTTACGGTAAATCCCTGGATCTCTCGGATCCCGGACTTTCCCATCGCCCGCGATGGGACACAACGATGATGATAAAAAGACTTGTCACACGGGATTTCCTGCGTGAAATGGAAAAAACCGATGTCGCGCAGGAATTGCTCGGCCGGTTGCCCCGCACTCATGTCAAATGGGACAGCCTCTCTCGCGCTCAATGGCTCGAGATGACGACCCTGCTTTCCGGGTATATCCTCTCTTCACAGGGAGACAGCATGCTCATGGCACACTCTGTCGAAGGCCGGTTTCCCTTCCTTGACAGTGATGTCGTCGATTTTGCCGATAATCTCCCCGCCAGGCGCAAACTGCTCGGGCTGCGGGAAAAACATATTCTCAAAAAGGCGTTTTCCGATCTTGTCCCGGACAGTATTCTTGAAAGGCCGAAGCAGCCCTATCATTCGCCGGACGCGGCAAGTTTTTTCGGCGGACACCGCCTCGAGTGGTTTGACGATATAGTAAACCCGAACGCGATAAAAAAGGCGGGGATATTCAGCGAGGATGCCGTGGCGCTTTTACTTGATAAATGCAGAAACGCTAAAGGGGTAAACATGAGTAATGCGGATAATATGCGTATTGTGGGCATTGTATCGACGATGCTTATCCATCATCATTTTATGAAACACGGGGGTGAGATGTTCCGCAAAAAGAAGATGCCGGTACTCAGGAAAATCGTCGATATGACCTGCAACAAGTAA
- the nadE gene encoding NAD(+) synthase, translated as MKTEFGFERLLLDEKKAIENITKTLREYVKTELKRQGLVVALSGGIDSSVVGALAVKALGPDRILGLLLPERESSPDTLRLGKLVADYLGIETIRKDITGTLESAGCYRKRDEAIKEVIPEYTKEYKAKLVLPGIVETGNLRLFSIVVQAPSGRIIKKRLTSKAYLGIVAASNFKQRVRKMFEYYHADRLNYAVAGTPNRLEYDQGFFVKLGDGAADIKPVAHLYKTQVYQLAAFLGIPEEIRSRPPTTDTYSMPQSQEEFYFSLPYDKMDLCLYGKNNGIPAINVAKTIGLSEEQVNRVYSDIEQKRKTTRYLHLPPLLIENIEIIKP; from the coding sequence ATGAAAACGGAATTCGGTTTTGAACGTCTTTTGCTGGATGAAAAGAAAGCAATAGAGAACATTACAAAAACCTTGAGAGAATATGTCAAAACGGAACTGAAGCGGCAGGGACTCGTCGTTGCCCTGTCGGGGGGAATCGACAGCAGTGTCGTCGGCGCACTCGCCGTGAAAGCACTCGGTCCCGACCGGATATTGGGGTTGCTGCTTCCGGAAAGGGAATCTTCTCCCGATACATTACGGTTAGGGAAACTCGTCGCGGACTATCTCGGGATCGAGACGATACGGAAAGACATTACGGGAACGCTGGAGTCGGCGGGATGCTATCGAAAGCGGGATGAGGCAATAAAAGAAGTCATTCCCGAATATACAAAAGAGTATAAAGCCAAACTGGTGCTGCCGGGTATTGTCGAAACCGGAAACCTCAGGCTTTTTTCCATCGTCGTCCAGGCACCTTCCGGACGGATAATAAAAAAACGTTTGACATCAAAAGCATATCTCGGTATAGTCGCCGCATCCAATTTCAAGCAGCGCGTGCGGAAAATGTTCGAATATTACCATGCCGACCGACTCAATTACGCAGTCGCCGGCACGCCGAACCGTCTTGAATACGACCAGGGGTTTTTCGTCAAGCTCGGGGACGGGGCCGCGGACATCAAACCCGTCGCCCACCTCTACAAGACCCAGGTGTACCAGCTGGCTGCCTTTCTTGGAATTCCGGAAGAAATCAGATCGCGTCCCCCCACCACCGATACCTATTCAATGCCCCAGTCACAGGAAGAGTTTTATTTCTCATTACCGTACGACAAAATGGATCTCTGTCTTTATGGAAAGAACAACGGGATTCCCGCCATAAATGTGGCAAAAACGATCGGTCTGAGTGAAGAACAGGTCAACCGGGTGTATAGCGACATCGAACAAAAAAGAAAAACGACACGATACCTGCATCTCCCGCCGCTTCTGATCGAGAACATTGAAATCATCAAGCCTTGA